Part of the Lates calcarifer isolate ASB-BC8 linkage group LG6, TLL_Latcal_v3, whole genome shotgun sequence genome, actCTTTGAGTGCATTTATTCACTAACTGATACATTTATTATCCAATGTGTCTTTCACTTATGCTGTATTTTATTCTGGTAGCCTACAAAAAACTTATCTGAGGCGATTATGTAATCCTCAGCAGCAGTCTTCCTGATTGACATATAATGAGAGTGTGTGGTAAAGGAAATGACATAAAGCTATCCTTCAGGCTCTGTATCACAGTGGGTGGGTGGCAGTGATTGAAGTCCTGTGGAGTTAACACATTTATTCAATTCACTGGAGATGAACAGAGATCCATTCCATAGGTTAACCTAATTACAGTATTCATCTAGCGTCTAAACCTTAGCCTTAACATTAATTGAATGTGATGAGTTTTCCCATGGGGAAACTGTAACAGTGATTTCATTGATGATGTCCAACAAATGATACGTTTGAGGAAACCAGACAAATGATTGAAATTGCATAGACAGTGGAGTCTTTAAAAGCTTCAGGGAAAGATCTATAATTGTCCTAATACCTGTCGTTCTCAACTGGACCAAAGACCatacttcattaaaaaaaagttataattTACTTGTACAGCATGTGACAAGGCAGGTTATTAAATTTCACCTACTTGTGGTGAATTCGGTGAATAAAGGATCCACTAACTATCGCTTTATTTCAATATAATTTAAACTTTCACATGTAGGTTCAGACCTACGGCTGTATTTTGAACAGGACTTAATTTACTTACAAAAATTAGTTACTGTTTTAAATAAGTGTTACCTCCTGTAATAACAATACTGTATGTGCCGAATTGAAAAGTGGCctctaaaaatgaaaagtaactTAAATCAAAGCAGTCCCTTAATATAGCTAGATAAAAATGTCTGGAAAATTTTAAGTAGCAgaattttgaatggagtttggttttatgttttttgagaTGAtcaaggaaaacagaaaattacatGAGTAAATAATTTCAAACCAGACTATACATTGGACCTCACGATTGGAGTGACAGCTTTCACATGTCATGAAGTGGTCACAGCATACCTCTAACCTCCAGGAGGGAAACGCTGTGGTTTGTTGCATCCCTGCGAACAGAAGACTGAGCAGCgcagcagccagcagaggaGCGAAGCCCCAGTCGCCTCTTCGTAAACTTGTGAGAGTCTGACAGCACACCATGGCTTCGATATCACACCTCCaggaaaaatactgaaataatccCCTCAGCGAAGAACACACAGGTTTACCATCTATGCCCGTCAACACTGCTTCCTGGCCATTGCACGTCTCGGTAGTGTGTTACTACTTAGGTAGTTTGTAGTGCTGTGTGCGGCAGCGCAGTCCAGCCTGCGGACCGGGTAGTGAAAGTAGTGCAGACTGCATCAGCTCTGCTCGGCTCTTTTCCGCACAGTGCGCCTGCCAGAGGGCTGGTTTCACATTACTGTAGATGGGGCAGGGGGTCAGTGTCGAGACAATCTAATGAAAACCAAACGTGCTCTGTCCATCAAATCACTTGCTGCAACCACCAGAGTTCAGTTAAAGCAGAATCAGATGGCTTATTTTGAACATGATTTCCAGAGGTTTATGTAATactgcaggggaaaaaaagagcttGGTCCTCTCCTTATCCTGCTGTGGCATGCCCAGACAGGAGCAGGACCAGGAGCAGGGCAGGAAACCAACCAGGCATTTGGACTGAGGGAGAATGGCCCTGTTAGACATTATTTTATGAACCATCTCCCAGGACTCTAAACAAAACTCAATTTAGCATGTCATCAcataaaacactgcatgttTTCAACTAAACAGAAATGCTGCTTCTGTTCCTGTTTCCTTCAAAGACTTATATATATCCTTTATTGTTTAGAGTTTTGTAAAGTTGTGTCTCCAACCTCTGTGATGTGCAGGCATTTCTGTCCAGAGAGGACAGCAGCTATGATATGAACATTGTTGGAGCCACAGTGAGTGCACAGATTGTTTGCTCTGGCATGGAAAAGTTGGTTTAGTTTGGAGTTCTGCCATTTGCAGAAGTGACTCTGGGGCCCATGGGTGGGTGATGGGGTGAACAAACAGCACAAATCTGTTGTCACGGTCTTGTCTTTTTGACTAATTTGGCATTACTTGGGCCGCAAGCTTTAATACGTTAACTCATGTAACGCAATCTGCTGTTAAAAAACttttaaactgaataaaacatgatcATTAATTTCCACATAACAAACCAAAAAGTGAAATAGTTAAGAGGCAACATCCCATCCCACAGTTAGGTccctgaaacaaaaacagcaatctGTTGCCTAAAGCGTGACCTTGACATTAACATGTTTCAGTCTTTCAAAATGTTGTCAGCATAGAGGAGCTGATTACAGTACATGATCTTTTGTTACTTTTAGGTAAAATCTTGTTAGAGCTTCCCTTTTAAATCTGGTAATTATGAATACAAGATCAAATCAGGACTCTACGGTCTAAGCCCTCTGATGCTAAACTGGTCATCAGCAGACATTTtcacaggaaaagcacaggtgtaattacaGGTTGTATATCATTATATCAGTTTCAGGGTTCTGGTACTGTTCATGCTGACACACTGTCACTCCGCCTCAACTTGATGTGACACTTAATTAGACCTGAGCCATGATTAATATTGTTAGTaatacctgtgcttttcctactatgacaGATGATTGTTTCATGTGCACTTTAGCTGCTTGTGACAGGGGTGTGGCTGCTCACACCTCCACCTGCTCATCAAAAACCCAAAACTTCCCTTGCACCTTATACTCAGGTACACGCTGTTCTGTATCAGATACTCTGAATCGTTTTGTAGCTTCATGATTTTGTTATGGTTCAGCTTGGCCATATAAATGTCATTTACCCCAGTTCTGCTTATTGGCAAAGGAAATTCAGTTGTGTCCTGAGCTGTGGCCTGCCACTGTCCTGATCCTGACCTGACCAGCTGGGTCTTTTCTGCTCCCAGGATGCTATGCAGCTCTTCTCTTTTAGTGCTACTTAGAAAATCAGgctcttctccatcttctccatTAAGGATATGTAGCATCTGTAGTATATGTATGCGTGTGTCCACTGACCCCTCCACCTACACCCCAACCATACCTGGTTCCTTAGACTTGGGGCAATATGGAAAACTGAATTTAACCATGAAGTTCTTTCACTGGACTGATTCCACTGGATGCTTATTGGGgttattttatttgactgtttaCACTAGTATTTGTCTCAGTATAATCCTGATTATAACTCATTTGTAAACACTGTAATTTGTAAAATTTTTGTTCGTTGTTTATTGGCTTCACAGCATGCTTTGGGTGAACTGCTCATTATTTGCCCCTAAAGCCCAGTAGAGATTATCTAACACAGTTAAATAAACATACATGATTATGAAGATGTATGTAATTGGAGAAGAGGTGGACTATACACATTTAATTTTCTATAGTCTCGTTTCATGTTCATTATTTTTCGTATTGTACCAAATTATTTGTCAGACTCTAACACAAGTTGGAACCAGTTATGGGAGGTGCTTGTTTCTTCGACCTCAGTGCGCTGTTGCACTTCAGGCGGAGGAAATGGCGCCCGTCAGGTGTAGCAGGCTGTACTGTGGCCAACCAGTCAAGTACTCTCGGAGTTGACACGTAAGCTATCAGATTGGCTCTCACCGTACCGGGCTCGGCGGGTACAGAACTATGTTTTTAAGCGGAGAGGGACCCGGTTCGTGTCGGATCCTGAAGCCGTAGCTGGTAAGAACTGCTGTCCTCGCTCAAGAGAACATTAGCTCGGCGGCTAGCCTGTTAGCTCTAATCCTATAATCTCAGCAGTTAGCTTGAGGTTGTTCTCTCCTCTCGATATCGGTGTTCTTATCTGGTTCCTCCAGGCTGTAGTTTCTCCACAGTTTGACAGTGGGTGGTTTTTAACCAAATGACACGTGAGTTGGCAAAATCGACGATTAGCCGCTCTCTGTTCAgctctgaaaacacactttACTCTGAAAGTGTCAGTAACTGCCAGTTTCTCTTACTGTTAGCAGCTCTCCCGGCTGTGTGCCCTCTGTAACCCCCGGGCCTGCTGTTAAAACTCTAAATTAACAGATCTGCTGCAGCTACAATATCTGTCATGTCTTAAATGGTCTGATTACGTGGAGCAGGAGTTAggtgtgacatttttcatatatcatattatttatttgtgatattttcttttttaccccagtgtgagaaaaataaatatttttaaaacaaaatacaccAAATATCTGAAAGTTatctgtgtaaatgtaaaatattgacCACAGTTTCTTGATTTAGTGAatgattcaaatgtttttttaaagaagcaTATGAGCCCTACTTTATGGACATGAAATGGTTTGTATGTATCAAGGCTGTGGTGTGtaattttatttctctgatttgttttttactgcTACAGGAACCCCGGACTCTGACATTTGGGAACACAGTTGCTGGTACTGCAGATGCCTTGCAGTGAAATGGCcaaagagcagaaacagagcagggCGGAAACATTTGTTCTAACTGGATCAAACGGTCACAATGGCCAGCAGTGGCAGACTGGTATGAATAACTTGGTCAGTCATCCTCCAGGCCCTAACCACATGTCGAGGATGGCCCGTGTTGCCTCAGATGTCAGGCAGAAGTGCGCGGCATATGTGCTAGCACTGAGACCATGGAGCTTCAGCGCCTCGCTCACGCCGGTGGCTCTTGGCAGCGCCTTGGCGTATAAACTTGAGGGTTCTGTGGACTTGGTGATCCTGATGGTGTGTGCGGTGGCCGTCCTCGTAGTCCACGGGGCAGGCAACCTCGTAAACACCTACTATGACTTCTCCAAAGGGATTGATCACAAGAAGAGTGATGATAGGACTCTGGTGGATGAAATATTGGCGCCCCAGGATGTTGTTATGTTTGGAGCATTGTTATATTCTTTGGGGTGTTTGTGTGCCACTCTGCTCTACTTCCTGTCTACACTTAGACTGGAGCACCTAGCCCTTATT contains:
- the ubiad1 gene encoding ubiA prenyltransferase domain-containing protein 1, giving the protein MPCSEMAKEQKQSRAETFVLTGSNGHNGQQWQTGMNNLVSHPPGPNHMSRMARVASDVRQKCAAYVLALRPWSFSASLTPVALGSALAYKLEGSVDLVILMVCAVAVLVVHGAGNLVNTYYDFSKGIDHKKSDDRTLVDEILAPQDVVMFGALLYSLGCLCATLLYFLSTLRLEHLALIYFGGLSSSFLYTGGIGLKYVALGDVVILITFGPLAVMFAHAVQVGYLSVLPLVYAVPLALNTEAILHSNNTRDMDSDKQAGIVTLAILIGPTLSYVLYNLLLFVPYVLFCILATRYTISMALPLLTLPMAFPLEKQFRSRCYAKIPQKTAKLNLLMGLFYVFGIILAPPGSLPLL